In one Gossypium hirsutum isolate 1008001.06 chromosome D09, Gossypium_hirsutum_v2.1, whole genome shotgun sequence genomic region, the following are encoded:
- the LOC107945841 gene encoding peroxisome biogenesis protein 3-2, whose amino-acid sequence MLYLRDLWRRHRRKVLVTAGVLGSGYLLYKLYDAHKRRLIDLERQLANERENDEFIKAQIQLHFENIQRIADTTTLPHAMPYLSCRIAEDLNLSHLMERLVKGKDQPNSLSSSEKLELWDRLKILSFTRLVVSIWAVTILSLYIRVQVNILGRHLYIDTARGLGSSYLLEEADLIDRDDQQKFLASADFLANHGLPKLISSMQTAATEVLKAKQLRDFFNTAILHETIMQILDMFLSMGSPHHWVDCLMPEDPRLYKLAKTSSDETNPPEFTKFDQLMVETREVLSSAEFSNVVELSLKAVAKALVEEKGFQYGGGNLTNGMPLARLLPRIAQICPTLVEEPSKNQFIQIIQSVPEVGLFFTLLYSNMSAS is encoded by the exons ATGCTCTATTTAAG GGATCTTTGGAGAAGGCATAGGAGGAAGGTTTTGGTTACAGCAGGTGTTTTAGGAAGTGGGTATTTGTTGTATAAACTATATGATGCTCACAAACGTAGGCTTATTGATTTGGAAAGGCAACTGGCTAACGAACGGGAAAACGATGAATTCATTAAAGCTCA AATTCAACTCCATTTTGAGAACATTCAAAGAATTGCTGATACAACAACATTACCTCATGCAATGCCCTATTTAAGTTGCCGGATAGCTGAAGATTTGAACCTTTCACATCTTATGGAGAGACTAGTGAAAGGGAAGGATCAGCCCAACAGTTTGTCTTCTTCAGAGAAACTTGAGTTATGGGACAGGCTCAAAATTTTGA GTTTTACAAGATTGGTGGTGTCAATATGGGCAGTAACCATTCTTAGCTTATATATTAGAGTTCAAGTCAACATTCTAGGAAGACATTTATATATTGATACTGCACGTGGTCTTGGAAGCTCTTATTTACTT GAGGAAGCTGATCTCATTGACAGGGATGACCAGCAAAAATTCCTGGCAAGTGCTGACTTTCTTGCCAATCATGGCTTGCCAAAATTGATTTCTAGTATGCAGACAGCTGCAACAGAAGTTTTGAAGGC AAAGCAGTTGAGAGACTTCTTCAATACTGCAATACTTCATGAAACTATCATGCAGATACTTGACATGTTCCTTAGCATGGGAAGTCCTCATCACTGGGTGGACTGCTTGATGCCTGAGGACCCAAGGTTGTACAAGCTTGCCAAAACATCCAGCGATGAAACAAATCCTCCTGAATTTACAAAATTTGATCAACTTATGGTTGAGACACGAGAAGTACTTTCAAG TGCTGAATTCAGTAATGTTGTTGAATTATCATTAAAAGCAGTGGCGAAAGCACTGGTGGAGGAGAAGGGTTTTCAATATGGAGGAGGCAATCTAACAAATGGGATGCCTCTAGCTAGACTTTTGCCTCGAATTGCACAGATATGTCCGACTTTGGTTGAGGAACCAAGCAAAAACCAGTTTATCCAAATCATACAAAGTGTTCCAGAAGTTGGTCTCTTCTTCACTCTCCTCTATTCCAATATGTCAGCCTCATAG